A genome region from Nymphalis io chromosome Z, ilAglIoxx1.1, whole genome shotgun sequence includes the following:
- the LOC126780729 gene encoding protein RCC2 homolog, with product MSNNGSRKRAAPTSGRPYKVRKPRKHQSEDEDSNDSLMSDQVQELQREPSPLPDEPTEKLPEELLKTFYKNPGILMIAGLVSWDLVAKRDNNPSKKTHPNLYTFHKFTDRKYRLIVSGCSAGHSILVSEEGEAYTFGRNTCGQLGFGDTTTRNIPEAVPTLKGFNIIQAAAGRNHSLFVTDTGTVYACGDNKSGQCGLGNTTPQILKPTRIRYIGAPIVKVGCGAEFSMILDCNGALHSFGLPEYGQLGHNTDGKYFLTSTKLSYHFETVPKHIAFFFEKSKDGHVTPIKDVVIVDFSCGNNHTVAIDSSKRAFSWGFGGFGRLGHAEQKDESVPRLIKYFDSHARGVRSVHCGATYSLAVNELGALFMFGQTKRTGEANMYPKPVQDLTGWNIRSVGTSNTSIVIAADDSLIAWGVSPTYGELGTGDINKSTARPKEVSRMDGLNITQVAMGYSHTLLLCDSSTDEVKLKLASMPTFDP from the exons ATGTCAAACAATGGAAGCCGTAAAAGAGCAGCACCAACCTCTGGGCGTCCATATAAAGTTCGAAAACCACGTAAACACCAATCTGAAGATGAAGACAGTAATGATTCTTTAATGTCAGATCAAGTACAAGAACTACAAAGAGAACCTTCACCTTTACCAGATGAACCAACTGAAAAGTTACCagaa gaGCTCTTAAAGACTTTTTATAAGAATCCAGGAATTCTTATGATAGCTGGTCTAGTTTCGTGGGATTTAGTTGCAAAGAGGGACAACAACCCATCAAAAAAGACTCATCCTAATCTATATACATTCCATAAGTTTACAGATCGTAAG TACAGACTGATAGTTAGTGGATGCAGTGCTGGTCATTCAATTCTTGTGTCTGAAGAAGGAGAAGCATATACTTTTG GTCGCAATACTTGTGGGCAACTTGGATTTGGTGACACCACAACTAGAAATATTCCAGAGGCAGTGCCTACTCTCAAAGGCTTCAATATAATTCAAGCTGCGGCTGGCAGGAACCACAGCTTGTTTGTGACAG ATACGGGCACTGTATATGCTTGCGGAGACAACAAAAGTGGTCAGTGTGGTCTAGGGAACACCACACCTCAGATACTCAAGCCCACACGCATCAGATACAT aGGGGCTCCCATTGTCAAGGTGGGATGTGGTGCTGAATTCTCCATGATATTGGATTGCAATGGAGCTTTGCATTCTTTTGGTCTTCCAGAGTATGGGCAattag GTCACAACACCGACGGAAAATATTTCTTGACGTCCACCAAACTCTCCTATCATTTCGAAACTGTACCAAAACATATTGCATTCTTTTTCGAAAAGTCAAAAGACGGTCACGTGACGCCGATCAAAGATGTCGTCATTGTGGACTTCTCCTGTGGAAACAACCACACG GTGGCAATAGATTCCTCGAAAAGGGCATTTAGTTGGGGCTTCGGTGGCTTCGGTCGGCTCGGTCACGCGGAGCAGAAGGACGAGAGCGTGCCCCGTCTCATCAAGTACTTCGACTCGCATGCTCGCGGGGTGCGCTCGGTGCACTGCGGAGCTACGTACAGCCTCGCTGTCAACGAACTAG GTGCACTTTTCATGTTTGGACAAACTAAACGCACCGGCGAAGCCAATATGTACCCTAAGCCTGTGCAAGATCTCACAG GCTGGAACATACGCAGTGTGGGAACAAGCAACACATCTATTGTTATAGCTGCTGATGATTCCTTGATTGCTTGGGGTGTTTCACCTACTTACGGAGAGTtg GGGACTGGCGACATAAATAAATCGACAGCTAGACCCAAGGAAGTCAGTCGAATGGATGGACTGAACATTACCCAAGTTGCTATGGGTTATTCCCATACTCTGCTGTTGTGCGACAGCTCCACAGATGAAGTGAAATTGAAACTGGCTTCTATGCCTACCTTCGACCCTTAG
- the LOC126780757 gene encoding anaphase-promoting complex subunit 15-like yields the protein MNIPFPIIYPHMICPDWFNSDRPYDEDAELTRMEQANQRWLNSVAKKYMKHIPIEKPNPEPMEEAETDDDVFIVTGNDDPEESEESHDVDEVEEIPTTTTTTTTTTIDDSPPTNLDGEPESLTESPEDSPEEDSPGEDSPTEDSPADTDDLEVEATLWPYEAQDE from the exons ATGAATATTCCATTTCCCATAATATACCCTCACATGATCTGCCCTGATTGGTTTAACTCCGATAGACCCTATGACGAAGATGCTGAATTAACAAGAATGGAGCAAGCAAATCAACGTTGG cTGAACTCTGTAGCCAAGAAGTATATGAAACATATTCCTATTGAAAAACCAAATCCAGAGCCAATGGAAGAGGCTGAAACCGATGATGATG TTTTCATTGTCACAGGCAATGATGATCCAGAGGAATCGGAGGAGTCTCATGATGTTGATGAAGTAGAAGAAATTccaactactactactacaacaACAACTACTACTATTGATGACTCTCCACCAACAAATCTTGATGGAGAACCAGAGAGTCTTACTGAGAGTCCTGAAGACAGCCCTGAAGAAGACAGTCCTGGGGAAGACAGCCCTACAGAAGACAGCCCTGCTGATACAGATGATCTTGAAGTAGAGGCTACTCTCTGGCCATATGAGGCTCAAgatgaataa
- the LOC126780647 gene encoding uncharacterized protein LOC126780647: MMVDNKSLDLKDQNYCEIMSEDENNQKVSLENIREVELSIIYVRKKMLKIIGDFNTTPNIHFKQRKKLYKYNKFKVFRCTKQQIKSYTNKDACIHYKSSCRNYKKMNSMPILNNLQNEHSTSSSAKSWNNFLSSNPRNFNSNFIVNTLITSQYQNSEGPCLNNYLFIRPCWKVYRCQLNTKEETCCCSCNSDAMFEVMKSLYDCYKKKNCDNCNCILCGHLPREERRLGELRKKGELSLGAISEFMQQGYIKKLPPEKVEKLNAEGLLTPLKGKNLDKKEEILRGLAMNGIPLPKGKTASDIKLIDKIRRDIGLPPEPKSPSAKKKYEKAVASGLITPLFGKSPSEKERILKGQADLGLALPIGQTTSEKKLIAKLKGLKAPSSKLLRDKTPAEKEKVIKDLAMKGMLPEGKTSSEKDLIEKVRTEVGLLPAPKTSLDRKKYEKAIASDLTKPLVGKTASEKEKKLREQAKIFLPEGRTPSEKTLIPKVKEEYTPDRIKRAKTGKITPLAGKTPEQKESILRELIMHKIPLPEDKTPSEIQIFKKVRKDLGLPPEPKLKHEKAKYNEGITAGLITPLEGKTQSQKEKILQAQADMGIQLSEGRTASEKSLIKRIKKKSLPPEKRKKLDEKTLKVLKEGKGPSDECICGVIASELAYATPSQKEKKIRELAMQGPLPEAKTASEKKLYEKVQADLKLPSVPTTPSLKEKYPRAQDAGVIMPLEGKTKSQKAKILVKQAEMGIPLSEGRTPSEKALVNKVRATVKPITGKTPEEQKKILRNIVKAGLPLPEGTTPSEKQIIKHVKNDLGIPTVIPSEQFLKAKAAPLEGKTKAQKEKKLRDRIATGLPLPEGVTPSDKELIKQVKESTGYKTPKYPSKIIKKKSVGLLTPLEGKKTSEKTIIDKMKEEVKFTPEKKPLSAKLRGAKAGGLLTPLDGKTAAQKEKILRGLAKAGIPLPEGKTKSEKNIIEKVREDVGLPPEPKALSLKEKIKQAQIDGIVTPLEGKTPAEKEKILIKMHDAGIPLPKGRTASEKSLVKKIKARPRRVKEALSEKLRKAKTASFLTPLEGKTTEQKERILRGLAKTGVPLPEGKTSSEKKIIEKVREEVGLPPEPKTPLLREKMKQAQIDGFIMPLEGKTPAEKEKILLKMHEAGIPLPKGRTASEKSLVKKVKAGVITRPYRVSSKKLREAKALGLLTPLEGKTSAQKERIITGLAKAGLPLPEGKTASEKALINKVHEKIKKIDKKSAKTLKEGKGPSDECICDMLTPMTPSKKTISMTTLIGKTPEEKERYLKDIALQGIPLPEAKTKSDKKLINKIRADIALPPEPTTPSLKKKYYKALDAGLITPLQGKSVGQKEKILRKQAGMGLPLPEGRTPSEKELIAKVRATTPPLSKVHIPLKSEKMHKAKAAGILTPLQGKSPEQKEKILKGLAMHGMPLPEPTTSSERNIIDRVRAEGGLPPEPKTRQERQKTTRAIADGIKTPLQEKSQSQKEKILREQAELGLHLPEGRTPSEKELKAKVRATTPPVIKVKSEKLRKAKAAGLLTPLEGKSPEQKEKYLKGLAMHGIPLPEPKSSSERNIMNKVRAEVGLPPEPKTRREKEKYNRAVAAGIITPLQGKAPSQKEKIIRGQAKLGLPLPEGRTPSEKSLIRKVKETTPVEPELPTMPPEELAKLDKKTAKNMKDGKGPSDECICHILSPHRSSLSKKSTKIFKIPSEKLRKVKEAGLVTPLEGKSTAQKEKIIKGLALQGIPLPKPKTDSERKLIDKVRTDLGLPPEPKTISAKKIYNKALADGFITPMQGKSHAQKEKILRKQAELGLLLPVGRTPSEKSLIAKIEKTSRPPSEKLSKARAAGLLTPLEGKTFEQKEKKLKNLAEAGLPIPEGKTPSERSLIRKVETEYGKLAKAKTKSKKVGEAVARKKGGITQEFEDIIKTTTCDRGCGCDKKKIRFKHSYVKIRVTSPDISSLCPCPEECVPGVKGGVFTDNEGIKVTVGRVTGVPSFSSRKSFDGDHIYFESNNTTLLKYIYIGDDNSVHTYPYPKSYKNTNITCSKSETEINVQKRCTKQCYRRNYKTCSSYNSIDILRNVCKNSISAEIIQSLEKNFKNFNSSQECFITNTSNNTSFESMYLLNKYSSVSLLTLPTSISIISFSTTVSSSNSTFYKDKISYTSLNLSECLQSMNDFNTSDARDNSFECNDCYSNTCYLMETNYLDKKESAIIHKSNSLNVHDFICDILSKRPINNTSSLVIVMSTTSDEHTSKYSLDDRGQLSTIAIDLLENHNNWNYKANSLHHFHEKHRGFKITSKGKICENNNTSTMLAESNKRNMQNKKEIYERNLLINEFDEQNHQTFTRNQNHFRIISTDTTQDRPCCCKSKEGLSHEKHKYSQENNRIRQPRLTSTHSNLGMPTPIRFCKIPPCNDLTKNIYPSIPNCVSKKTPSNNATSDTIFKTCDCSPDKLMKLFEKSKKDVLSKTCNNRSDEMIDEKKQIPNEYHGPECNKCRSNKLREAGYGKKVKNLCPCEQHKNFIDHSSNDIADKINDQKGTSSKYRCKCKEQKHFTKNIICECPEPEPEIDFIDWIDEKHDRKLKSDLTQTISGFKINIPRKKTDWENWELEMNFEETLRYIAENLENESKQYNSDICSCKSDLKLQSENVSIDCECPQDAYTPEAQEEKIFEEPFTGIKFHISGKGSGSKGLNGILCF; encoded by the exons ATGATGGTGGACAACAAATCCCTGGATTTAAAAGACCAAAACTATTGCGAAATCATGTCAGAAGACGAAAACAATCAAAAAGTATCTTTGGAAAATATTAGAGAAGTAGAGTTATCGATCatttatgtaagaaaaaaaatgttaaaaattatcgGCGATTTTAATACTACACCTAACATACATTTCaagcaaagaaaaaaattgtataaatataataaatttaaagtatttagatGCACGAAACAGCAAATAAAGTCTTATACTAATAAGGACGCTTGTATACATTACAAATCATCATGtcgaaattataagaaaatgaaCAGTATGCCAATTTTAAATAACCTACAAAATGAACACAGCACAAGTTCTAGTGCAAAAAGTTGGAACAATTTTTTATCGTCAAATCCACGTAATTTCAATTctaattttatagttaatacCTTAATTACATCGCAGTATCAAAATTCAGAAGGtccttgtttaaataattatttattcataagacCTTGCTGGAAAGTATATCGCTGCCAACTCAATACTAAAGAAGAAACCTGTTGCTGTTCATGTAATTCTGATGCTATGTTCGAAGTAATGAAAAGTCTGTACGACtgctataaaaagaaaaattgtgACAATTGTAACTGTATTCTGTGTGGACATTTACCAAGAGAAGAACGACGTCTAGGGGAATTACGAAAAAAAGGAGAACTATCGCTCGGCGCGATTTCTGAATTTATGCAACAaggttacataaaaaaattaccaccGGAAAAAGTAGAGAAATTAAATGCAGAGGGCCTTTTGACGCCGTTGAAAGGaaaaaatttagataaaaagGAAGAAATATTAAGAGGATTAGCAATGAATGGCATCCCTTTGCCAAAGGGTAAAACAGCATCTGATATAAAGTTAATAGATAAAATTAGAAGGGATATTGGTCTTCCACCTGAACCGAAATCTCCATCGGCCAAAAAGAAATATGAAAAAGCTGTGGCTTCGGGTCTTATAACGCCTCTTTTCGGAAAGTCTCCATCTGAGAAGGAAAGAATTTTAAAAGGCCAGGCTGATTTAGGCTTAGCCCTACCGATAGGACAAACAAcatcagaaaaaaaattgatagcTAAGTTAAAAGGTTTGAAAGCCCCATCATCGAAATTATTACGAGACAAAACGCCTGcagaaaaagaaaaagttattaaagATCTCGCAATGAAAGGCATGCTTCCAGAAGGAAAAACTTCGTCTGaaaaagatttaattgaaaaagttCGTACTGAAGTTGGCCTTCTACCTGCACCTAAAACTTCATTGGACAGAAAGAAATATGAAAAAGCTATAGCTTCAGATCTTACAAAACCTCTCGTAGGGAAAACTGCatctgaaaaagaaaaaaaattaagagagCAAGCCAAAATATTCTTACCAGAAGGTCGAACTCCATCTGAAAAAACTTTAATTCCTAAAGTAAAAGAAGAATACACACCAGATAGAATTAAAAGGGCAAAAACAGGCAAGATTACACCTTTGGCTGGAAAAACGCCAGAACAAAAAGAAAGTATATTAAGAGAATTAATAATGCATAAAATTCCTCTTCCTGAAGATAAAACACCCTccgaaatacaaatttttaaaaaagttcgTAAAGACCTCGGTTTGCCACCAGAACCGAAGTTAAAACATGAAAAAGCTAAGTATAATGAAGGTATTACTGCCGGTTTAATTACTCCTCTAGAAGGTAAAACTCAatctcaaaaagaaaaaatacttcAAGCACAAGCTGACATGGGAATTCAACTATCGGAGGGCCGAACTGCCTCTGAAAAATCTcttataaaacgaataaaaaaaaaatcattacctCCAGAAAAACGGAAAAAACTCGatgaaaaaactttaaaagttttaaaagaagGTAAAGGACCAAGTGACGAATGCATATGTGGAGTAATAGCATCTGAATTAGCATATGCAACACCatcacaaaaagaaaaaaaaataagagaacTTGCAATGCAGGGTCCATTACCAGAAGCTAAAACAGcctcagaaaaaaaattatatgagaaGGTACAAGCTGATCTAAAATTACCTTCTGTACCAACAACACCgtctttaaaagaaaaatatccgAGAGCCCAAGATGCTGGCGTTATAATGCCATTAGAAGGTAAAACTAAATCACAAAAGGCGAAAATTTTAGTGAAACAAGCAGAAATGGGTATACCTCTGTCCGAGGGACGCACACCTTCAGAAAAAGCTTTAGTTAATAAAGTTCGTGCAACCGTGAAACCAATAACCGGCAAAACTCCAGAGGAACAAAAgaaaattctaagaaatataGTTAAGGCAGGACTGCCTTTGCCAGAAGGCACAACGCCTTccgaaaaacaaattattaagcaCGTAAAAAATGACTTAGGTATCCCGACAGTTATCCCTTCAGAACAATTCCTTAAGGCTAAAGCTGCACCGTTAGAAGGTAAAACAAAagctcaaaaagaaaaaaagttgaGAGATAGAATTGCTACAGGCTTACCTCTTCCTGAAGGCGTGACACCATCCGATAAAGAGTTAATTAAACAAGTTAAAGAATCCACGGGCTATAAAACACCAAAATACCCatcgaaaattattaaaaaaaaatcagttggACTCCTAACACCCTTAGAAGGTAAAAAAACGTCTGAAAAAACTATTATTGACAAAATGAAAGAAGAAGTAAAGTTTACACCTGAAAAAAAGCCATTGTCTGCTAAACTGAGGGGGGCAAAAGCGGGAGGATTATTGACACCACTAGATGGTAAAACAGCtgcacaaaaagaaaaaattttaAGGGGATTGGCGAAAGCTGGGATCCCACTACCTGAAGGAAAAACAAAATCAGAgaaaaacattattgaaaaGGTACGAGAAGATGTTGGTTTACCACCGGAACCAAAAGCGTTAtcgttaaaagaaaaaattaaacaagcTCAAATAGATGGTATTGTAACGCCTTTAGAAGGGAAGACACCTgctgaaaaagaaaaaatactaataaaaatgcaCGATGCAGGTATACCACTACCAAAGGGAAGAACAGCGTCAGAAAAATCGTTAGTTAAGAAAATCAAAGCCAGACCTCGAAGAGTGAAAGAAGCCTTATCTGAAAAATTAAGGAAAGCTAAAACTGCATCATTTTTAACACCATTAGAAGGTAAAACAACTGAACAAAAGGAACGTATTTTAAGGGGATTGGCGAAAACTGGAGTTCCATTACCCGAAGGGAAAACGAGTtcagagaaaaaaataattgaaaaggtTCGAGAAGAGGTTGGTTTACCACCAGAACCAAAAACGCCATTGCTAAGAGAAAAAATGAAACAAGCCCAAATAGACGGCTTTATAATGCCTTTAGAAGGAAAGACGCCTgctgaaaaagaaaaaatactacTGAAAATGCATGAAGCAGGTATACCACTTCCAAAAGGAAGGACAGCATCTGAAAAATCTTTAGTAAAAAAGGTAAAAGCTGGTGTTATAACTAGGCCCTATAGAGTATCATCTAAGAAATTGAGAGAAGCTAAAGCTTTAGGCTTATTAACCCCACTAGAAGGCAAAACCTCTGCCCAAAAAGAAAGAATTATAACAGGATTGGCTAAGGCTGGTTTACCTTTACCTGAAGGGAAAACAGCATCTGAAAaagcattaataaataaggttcatgaaaaaataaaaaaaatagacaagaAATCAGCAAAAACTTTAAAAGAAGGAAAAGGCCCCAGTGATGAATGTATTTGCGATATGTTGACACCGATGACACCatcaaaaaaaacaatttcaatgaCAACACTTATTGGAAAAACACCAGAAGAAAAAGAAAGATACCTCAAAGACATAGCTTTGCAAGGAATCCCGCTTCCGGAAGCAAAAACTAAGTCAGATAAAAAACTTATCAATAAGATTCGCGCTGATATAGCGTTACCACCAGAGCCAACAACACCTtccttaaagaaaaaatattataaagcctTGGATGCAGGATTAATAACGCCCTTACAAGGAAAGTCCGTAggtcaaaaagaaaaaattctGCGCAAACAGGCGGGAATGGGCCTGCCTCTACCGGAAGGTAGAACTCCTTCAGAAAAGGAACTTATAGCAAAAGTCAGAGCAACGACGCCTCCACTTTCAAAAGTTCATATACCATTAAAATCGGAAAAAATGCATAAGGCAAAAGCTGCCGGGATACTAACACCTTTACAAGGTAAATCACCcgaacaaaaagaaaaaattcttAAAGGATTAGCTATGCATGGAATGCCTTTACCTGAACCTACAACAAGCtcagaaagaaatattattgatagAGTGCGTGCTGAAGGCGGTCTTCCTCCAGAGCCAAAAACACGACAAGAGAGACAGAAAACTACTAGAGCTATCGCTGATGGAATAAAAACTCCCTTACAAGAAAAATCACAGTCACAAAAGGAAAAAATTCTGCGTGAGCAAGCAGAATTAGGTCTTCATCTACCTGAAGGTAGGACACCTTCAGAAAAGGAACTTAAAGCAAAAGTCAGAGCAACCACCCCACCCGTTATTAAAGTAAAGTCAGAAAAATTGCGTAAGGCAAAAGCTGCTGGACTTCTAACACCATTAGAAGGTAAATCACCggaacaaaaagaaaaatatttgaaaggaTTGGCCATGCATGGAATTCCTTTACCAGAACCTAAAAGTAGCTCAGaaagaaatattatgaataaagtaCGTGCTGAAGTCGGTCTCCCTCCAGAACCAAAAACGCGGCGAGAGAAGGAGAAGTATAACAGAGCTGTTGCTGCTGGAATAATTACTCCACTGCAAGGGAAAGCACCgtcacaaaaagaaaaaatcatACGAGGTCAAGCTAAATTAGGTCTTCCATTACCTGAAGGCCGTACACCCTCAGAAAAATCACTTATTAGGAAAGTAAAAGAAACAACTCCAGTAGAACCTGAATTACCAACGATGCCTCCAGAAGAATTAGCAAAATTGGACAAGAAAACAGCGAAAAATATGAAAGATGGAAAAGGTCCTAGCGACGAATGtatttgtcatattttatcACCTCATCGTTCGTCGCTTTCGaaaaaatctacaaaaatatttaaaattccctCCGAAAAACTACGTAAAGTTAAAGAAGCTGGATTAGTAACACCTCTTGAGGGAAAATCTACGGCACAAAaggaaaaaattattaaaggGTTAGCCTTACAAGGTATTCCACTACCAAAACCAAAAACAGATTCCGAAAGAAAACTAATAGATAAAGTAAGAACTGATCTTGGGTTACCCCCAGAACCAAAAACTATTTCagcaaaaaaaatttataataaagcatTAGCTGACGGTTTTATAACACCAATGCAAGGAAAATCACAtgcacaaaaagaaaaaattttaCGTAAACAAGCTGAGTTAGGGTTACTTTTACCTGTAGGTCGAACGCCTTCTGAAAAAAGTCTCATAGCTAAAATTGAGAAAACGAGTCGACCACCTTCAGAAAAATTAAGTAAAGCCAGGGCTGCTGGCTTATTAACGCCTTTGGAGGGAAAAACTTTTGaacaaaaggaaaaaaaacttaaaaacttaGCGGAAGCTGGTTTGCCAATACCAGAAGGAAAAACGCCTTCAGAAAGATCGTTAATTCGAAAAGTTGAGACTGAATATGGAAAACTTGCAAAAGCAAAAACAAAGTCTAAAAAAGTTGGGGAAGCAGTTGCGCGAAAGAAAGGTGGTATTACTCAAGAGTTCGAAGATATCATAAAAACAACAACGTGTGATAGAGGTTGTGGGTgtgataaaaagaaaataagatttaaacATAGCTATGTAAAAATAAGAGTTACCTCTCCTGATATATCTTCTTTATGTCCCTGTCCAGAAGAGTGTGTACCTGGAGTAAAAGGTGGAGTATTTACTGATAATGAAGGTATAAAAGTAACAGTTGGAAGAGTTACAGGCGTACCTTCTTTTTCGTCAAGAAAATCATTTGATGGTGATCACATTTATTTCGAATCTAATAACACAacgttattgaaatatatatatattggtgaCGACAACAGTGTTCACACTTACCCCTATCCAAAAAGTTATAAGAATACTAATATTACTTGTTCCAAATCTGAAActgaaataaatgtacaaaagcGTTGTACGAAACAATGTTATCGTCGCAATTATAAAACATGTAGTTCATATAACAGTATAGATATTTTGagaaatgtttgtaaaaatagTATCTCTGCCGAAATTATTCAATCTCttgaaaaaaactttaaaaacttcAATTCATCACAGGAGTGTTTCATAACGAATACTTCTAATAATACAAGTTTTGAATCAATGTATTTATTGAACAAATATTCGTCAGTAAGCTTGCTGACTTTACCTACCAGTATTAGTATAATATCGTTTTCTACAACGGTATCATCATCAAATTCGACTTTTTACAAGGACAAAATATCGTACACAAGCCTTAATTTATCTGAATGTCTACAAAGCATGAATGATTTCAATACTTCAGATGCCAG AGATAATTCATTTGAATGTAATGATTGTTATTCCAATACATGTTATTTGATGGAAACGAATTATTTGGATAAAAAGGAATCTGCTATAATTCATAAAAGTAATAGTCTTAATGTCCACGACTTCATTTGCGACATACTTTCGAAGAGACCGATAAATAACACGTCCTCTCTCGTCATTGTCATGTCAACCACCTCTGACGAACATACTTCAAAATATTCTCTAGATGATAGAGGACAATTGTCAACGATTGCCATAGATCTATTAGAAAACCACAATAATTGGAATTATAAGGCAAATAGTTTACATC ATTTTCATGAAAAACACAGAGGTTTTAAAATCACGAGTAAAGGAAAAATATGTGAAAACAACAATACATCAACAATGTTGGCTGAGAGCAATAAAagaaatatgcaaaataaaaaagaaatatatgaaaGAAACTTACTTATTAATGAATTTGATGAACAAAATCATCAAACATTTACAAGAAATCAAAATCATTTTCGCATAATTAGTACAGATACAACCCAGGATAGGCCTTGTTGCTGTAAATCAAAAGAGG GTCTCAGTcatgaaaaacataaatattcacAAGAAAATAACAGAATACGACAACCACGGCTAACGTCGACACATTCAAACCTTGGAATGCCAACTCCAATTCGATTCTGTAAGATTCCTCCATGCAACGATcttacaaaaaacatatatccCTCTATACCAAATTGCGTATCTAAGAAGACTCCATCAAATAATGCCACTTccgatacaatatttaaaacatgcGATTGTAGCCCTGACAAGTTGATGAAGTTGTtcgaaaaaagtaaaaaagatgTGTTATCAAAAACTTGCAACAATCGTAGCGACGAAATGATtg atgaaaaaaaacaaattcccAATGAGTACCATGGGCCCGAGTGTAACAAATGCAGATCAAATAAATTACGCGAAGCCGGATACGgaaaaaaagtgaaaaatttATGTCCGTGCGAACAACATAAAAATTTCATAGATCATTCATCAAATGATATCGCTGACAAGATCAACGACCAAAAGGGTACTTCCTCAAAATATCGCTGCAAATGTAAAGAGCAGAAACATTTCactaaaaacataatatgtgaATGTCCCGAACCCGAACCTGAAATCGATTTTATAGATTGGATTGATGAAAAACACGACAGAAAACTTAAATCCGATTTGACACAGACAATATcaggttttaaaataaacatacctCGAAAAAAAACTGATTGGGAAAATTGGGAGTTGGAAATGAATTTTGAAGAGACTTTAAGGTACATCGCAGAAAATCTTGAGAATGaaagtaaacaatataatagtGACATATGCTCCTGTAAAAGTGACTTAAAATTGCAATCAGAAAATGTGTCAATCGATTGTGAATGCCCACAAGACGCTTACACTCCAGAAGCTCAAGAAGAAAAGATATTTGAAGAACCATTTACGggtattaaatttcatattagtGGCAAAGGATCCGGGTCCAAAGGTCTTAAtggaattttatgtttttag